One Candidatus Nanopelagicales bacterium DNA window includes the following coding sequences:
- the ychF gene encoding redox-regulated ATPase YchF, which yields MALTIGIVGLPNVGKSTMFNALTKNNVLAANYPFATIEPNTGVVGVPDPRLEDLARIFGSEKILPATVMFVDIAGIVKGASEGAGLGNKFLANIRESDAICQVLRAFVDDDVVHVEGRVSPEEDMATINTELILADLQSLEKAIPRLEKEIRTDKSKVAVLEAAKAAEVILNEGSTLFQAGVDVEPLRELFLLTAKPFVYVINVDENELGDAEFKERMNRLVSPAEAVFLDAKLESELGELDDEEAMELLQSVGQTESGLNALARVGFAALGLQTYLTAGPKEARAWTIPVGATAPEAAGVIHTDFQKGFIKAEIVSFADLLENGSMAEAKAKGKVRMEGKDYVMVDGDVVEFRFNV from the coding sequence GTGGCCCTAACTATCGGAATCGTCGGACTCCCCAACGTAGGCAAGTCGACGATGTTCAACGCACTGACCAAGAACAACGTGCTCGCAGCGAATTACCCCTTCGCAACGATCGAGCCCAACACCGGTGTGGTGGGTGTTCCTGACCCTCGGCTTGAGGATCTGGCCCGCATTTTCGGCTCCGAGAAGATCCTTCCGGCAACCGTGATGTTCGTGGATATCGCGGGCATCGTGAAGGGCGCATCCGAAGGCGCAGGCCTTGGCAACAAGTTCCTTGCCAACATTCGTGAATCAGATGCCATCTGTCAGGTGCTTCGCGCATTCGTTGACGACGATGTCGTGCACGTTGAAGGTCGCGTTTCTCCAGAAGAAGACATGGCAACAATCAACACCGAATTGATCCTCGCTGATCTTCAGTCACTTGAAAAAGCCATTCCACGTCTTGAAAAGGAAATACGCACCGATAAGTCAAAGGTCGCAGTACTTGAAGCTGCTAAGGCTGCTGAGGTGATTTTGAATGAGGGCAGCACGCTCTTCCAAGCTGGTGTTGATGTTGAGCCCCTACGCGAGTTGTTCTTGCTCACTGCAAAGCCTTTTGTCTACGTGATCAACGTTGATGAAAATGAACTTGGCGATGCAGAATTCAAAGAGCGGATGAATCGTTTGGTTTCTCCTGCCGAAGCGGTGTTCCTTGATGCCAAGTTGGAATCAGAACTCGGTGAACTCGATGATGAAGAAGCGATGGAACTTCTGCAGTCGGTTGGGCAAACAGAGTCAGGCTTGAATGCGCTTGCTCGCGTTGGATTCGCTGCCCTTGGTTTGCAGACCTACCTGACCGCTGGTCCAAAGGAAGCACGCGCATGGACCATCCCCGTTGGTGCAACAGCACCAGAAGCTGCAGGTGTTATCCACACTGACTTCCAGAAGGGATTCATTAAGGCAGAAATCGTTTCCTTTGCTGACCTTCTTGAAAATGGATCAATGGCTGAAGCGAAAGCTAAAGGCAAGGTTCGTATGGAAGGCAAGGACTACGTGATGGTGGACGGCGACGTTGTGGAATTCCGTTTCAACGTCTAA